One genomic region from Athalia rosae chromosome 3, iyAthRosa1.1, whole genome shotgun sequence encodes:
- the LOC110117036 gene encoding uncharacterized protein LOC110117036, giving the protein MPNQKIEHTELLVLARLAGIHAAPGVFRIITELLALQIPPEDIYALLGRICQVPRKKKDDVVKRRSEKIK; this is encoded by the exons ATGCCGAACCAGAAGATCGAGCATACTGAATTACTCGTCTTGGCTAGGCTGGCTGGAATTCATGCTGCACCTGGAGTGTTTCG TATCATTACTGAGCTATTGGCATTGCAAATTCCTCCAGAGGATATCTACGCTCTTCTAGGACGGATATGTCAAGTACCTCGCAAAAAGAAAGATGATGTAGTGAAACGTAGATCTGAGAAAATAAAGTGA
- the LOC105686345 gene encoding small ubiquitin-related modifier-like → MSDNQEQKPDAGPGDANSEYIKLKVVGNDSNEIHFRVKMTTQMGKLKKSYSDRVGVPMTSLRFLFDGKRINDDETPKQLEMENDDVIEVYQEQTGGQY, encoded by the exons ATGTCTGATAACCAG GAACAGAAGCCTGATGCCGGCCCAGGTGACGCGAATTCGGAGTATATAAAACTCAAAGTTGTAGGAAAT GATAGCAACGAAATACATTTCAGAGTTAAGATGACCACCCAAATGGGGAAGCTGAAAAAATCATACAGTGATCGTGTG gGAGTACCAATGACGTCGCTAAGGTTTCTATTTGATGGCAAAAGAATCAATGATGATGAAACGCCGAAACAG cTGGAAATGGAAAACGATGACGTGATTGAAGTTTACCAGGAGCAGACTGGTGGTCAGTACTGA
- the LOC105686342 gene encoding luciferin 4-monooxygenase yields MIDNYSQYENSDEYVPSKSVWSYIKSQTQRFRSDTVVQQDEATGEMLTIKELSEKVETLASSLQKLGLTSGIGICSENNLYFTWILLGALHAGVRCSLLSPRYTERELKHYVELTRPEVIICSKMVANNIYENGKSFGAVCSNYSFIKSIFVCDTTISENSVYKSLATLLPSEVEYENKISADRTFEPTREALVLASSGSTGLPKGVVWTHKSIVEALKLSYIFAKNGETALGLMPFFHAYGIICNFMCLCEGSRFIILSKFNGPKCLINLIESHQINNLYLIPSLLASIVNSSEFTKEKLSCVRYVCTSAGKMSNRLQEKVEELFPSDAVLRHGYGMTETTFMVLLGPYKKNDSSGKLVPPMKCQVISEGKICGIKEIGELCFKGPTIMKCYLNNEKATAEALPEDGWLRSGDLGYFDKDGDFFVVDRIKDMIKYQGNQVSPVEIEETILELPDVLEAAVFAVPSEEFGELPAAAIIAKKTSKLMAQEIEEYVARQLSPHNKLRGGVFFFAELPKTGNGKLQRKALLSRIQNSFGESKMTRTQG; encoded by the exons atgatcgacaATTACTCGCAGTACGAAAATTCTGACGAATATGTTCCATCGAAGAGTGTGTGGAGTTACATCAAATCACAAACTCAACGATTTAGATCTGACACAGTTGTACAG CAAGACGAGGCGACTGGAGAAATGTTAACTATTAAAGAGCTTTCGGAAAAGGTTGAAACATTGGCTTCGTCATTGCAAAAACTGGGTTTGACCTCGGGGATCGGAATCtgttctgaaaataatttatattttacgtgGATTTTATTAGGCGCGTTACACGCGGGGGTGAGATGTTCGTTGCTGAGTCCAAGGTATACGGAAA GAGAGCTGAAACATTATGTGGAACTCACTAGACCCGAAGTAATTATCTGTTCAAAAATGGTGGCTAATAACATTTACGAAAACGGGAAATCATTCGGTGCAGTATGTTCAAATTATTCTTTCATAAAGAGCATATTTGTTTGCGATACAACGATTTCGGAAAACTCAGTTTACAAATCTTTGGCCACACTACTGCCGTCCGAAGTAgaatacgaaaataaaatttctgcgGATCGAACATTCGAGCCGACCAGGGAAGCTCTGGTTTTAGCGTCCAGCGGATCAACAGGACTTCCTAAAG GTGTGGTTTGGACGCATAAATCGATTGTGGAAGCTCTAAAATTGAGTTACATATTCGCCAAAAATGGGGAAACAGCCTTAGGGCTAATGCCTTTTTTCCACGCTTATGGTATTATCTGCAATTTCATGTGTCTTTGCGAGGGATCCAGATTTATCATTCTTTCCAAATTCAATGGTCCAAAGTGCCTCATCAACCTCATAGAATCCCACCAG ATAAATAATTTGTATTTAATCCCTTCATTATTGGCGTCAATTGTCAATTCCTCTGAATTCactaaagaaaaattatcctgTGTTCGATACGTTTGCACATCAGCTGGAAAAATGTCAAATCGACTACAGGAAAAAGTCGAAGAATTATTCCCTTCGGACGCAGTGCTCAGGCACGGCTATGGCATGACCGAAACGACCTTTATGGTCTTGCTAGGAccatacaaaaaaaacgattcgagCGGAAAACTTGTGCCGCCTATGAAATGCCAGGTTATTAGCGAAGGAAAGATCtgcggaataaaagaaataggaGAACTCTG TTTCAAAGGGCCTACCATAATGAAATGTTATTTGAACAACGAGAAAGCGACTGCTGAAGCATTGCCGGAGGATGGATGGTTGAGATCTGGAGATTTGGGCTACTTTGACAAGGATGGTGACTTTTTTGTCGTAGATAGAATTAAGgatatgataaaatatcagGGAAATCAG GTATCTCCGGTTGAAATCGAGGAGACGATCCTCGAGTTACCGGATGTTCTTGAAGCTGCAGTATTTGCAGTGCCAAGCGAAGAGTTTGGCGAGCTTCCTGCTGCTGCCATCATCGCGAAGAAAACTTCAAAATTGATGGCccaagaaattgaagaatatgTAGCga GACAACTGTCACCGCACAACAAACTCAGAGGGGGtgtatttttctttgccgAGCTACCAAAAACCGGAAACGGCAAATTGCAACGTAAAGCGCTACTCTCGAGAATCCAAAATTCGTTTGGCGAGTCAAAAATGACAAGGACGCAAGGATGA
- the LOC125499674 gene encoding notchless protein homolog 1, which translates to MEVDKPEVKRVLSRFKSDTGEILPGGLLDLPVDITVDKLQLICNALLQEEDPVPLAFFVNDTEITECLEKSLEKEFSTSEDVVEIVYQLQAVFKVRAVTRCTGSLEGHKEAVISVAFSPNGQHLASGSGDTTVRFWDIHTQTPHFTCESHKHWVLCIAWAPCGNKLVSACKNGSIVLWDPESGKQVGKTMTGHKMWVTSLSWEPFHSNPECRYLVSASKDCDLRIWDTTLGQTTRVLAGHTKSVTCVKWGGRGLIYSASQDRSIKVWRALDGILCRTLEGHAHWVNTLALNTDYVLRTGSYYPMEKSEDLTPLERATKRYDSVGEERMVSGSDDFTLFLWIPDKDKKPIARMTGHQQLINDVKFSPDGRLLASASFDKSIKLWDGKTGKYITSLRGHVQAVYSVSWSADSRLLVSGSADSTLKVWSMKTKKLAQDLPGHADEVYAVDWSPDGLRVASGGKDKILKLWQN; encoded by the exons atggaaGTCGATAAGCCAGAAGTGAAAAGAGTTTTGTCGCGATTCAAATCCGACACAGGTGAAATCTTGCCGGGTGGTCTGTTAGATCTACCTGTTGATATCACCGTTGACAAATTGCAACTAATTTGCAACGCCTTGCTGCAAGAAGAAGACCCAGTTCCACTCGCCTTCTTTGTCAACGATACTGAAATAACAGAATGCTTGGAAAAATCTTTAGAAAAAGAGTTCAGCACCAGTGAAGATGTTGTTGAAATCGTTTATCAGCTCCAGGCTGTTTTCAAAGTCAGAGCTGTTACCAGATGCACTGGATCCTTGGAAG gtcACAAGGAGGCAGTAATATCTGTTGCATTTTCACCTAATGGACAGCATCTTGCCAGTGGCTCTGGGGACACCACAGTTAGATTTTGGGACATTCACACACAAACCCCACACTTCACATGCGAGAGTCACAAACACTGGGTATTGTGTATAGCGTGGGCACCTTGTGGCAATAAACTGGTTTCAGCATGCAAAAATGGGAGCATTGTGTTGTGGGACCCAGAAAGTGGAAAACAAGTTG gtaagACAATGACTGGACACAAGATGTGGGTTACCTCATTGAGTTGGGAACCGTTTCACAGCAATCCCGAATGCCGGTATTTAGTCAGTGCTTCTAAAGATTGTGACTTGAGGATATGGGATACAACGCTTGGACAGACAACAAGAGTATTGGCAGGTCACACCAAAAGTGTTACGTGTGTGAAGTGGGGTGGTAGAGGTCTTATCTATTCTGCGTCTCAGGATAGATCTATCAAAGTTTGGCGAGCTTTGGAT GGAATATTGTGCAGGACCCTAGAAGGTCATGCACACTGGGTCAACACATTAGCTTTGAATACTGATTACGTTTTGAGAACTGGGTCCTACTATCCAATGGAAAAATCAGAAGATCTCACGCCGTTGGAGCGggcaacaaagcgctacgatTCTGTGGGTGAAGAAAGAATGGTTTCTGGTTCCGACGATTTCACTTTGTTCTTGTGGATACCAGATAAAGACAAAAAGCCAATCG CTAGAATGACTGGGCATCAACAATTGATAAATGATGTCAAATTTTCACCGGACGGTCGCTTACTTGCATCAGCCTCGTTTgataaatcgataaaattatggGACGGAAAAACCGGAAAATATATCACATCGCTACGAGGCCATGTACAGGCTGTTTATTCCGTATCTTGGAGCGCAGATTCGCGGCTGCTTGTCAGTGGAAGTGCTGACTCAACTTTGAAAG TTTGGAgtatgaaaacgaaaaagctgGCACAGGACTTGCCGGGGCATGCAGACGAGGTATACGCGGTCGATTGGTCACCCGACGGGCTGAGAGTGGCTTCAGGTGGAAAGGACAAGATATTAAAGCTCTGgcaaaattaa